A single region of the Aptenodytes patagonicus chromosome 7, bAptPat1.pri.cur, whole genome shotgun sequence genome encodes:
- the VASH1 gene encoding tubulinyl-Tyr carboxypeptidase 1, which translates to MPMPGGGGAAAAARRPPSGEAAAAPRDEEQQEEEGEEDLRDGGVPFFVNRGGLPVDEPTWERMWRHVGRIHPEGERVAQRIRGAADLPKIPIPSVPAFQPSTPIPERLEAVQRYIRELQYNHTGTQFFEIKKSRPLTGLMDLAKEMTKEALPIKCLEAVILGIYLTNNMTTLDRFPISFKTHFSGNYFRHIVLGVNFGGRYGALGISRREELMYKAPVFRTLSELIFDFEEAYRRCWHTLKKVKLGHCVSHDPHSVEQIEWKHSILDLDKLTREDFRKELERHARDMRLKIGKGTGPPSPTKDRKKDVSSPQRGQASPHRRNSRGDRRPSGEKKPADSKAMPDLNGYQIRV; encoded by the exons atGCCGATgccggggggcggaggggccgcggccgccgccaggCGCCCCCCGtccggcgaggcggcggcggcgccgcgggacgaggagcagcaggaggaggagggcgaggAGGATCTCCGCGACGGCGGCGTCCCCTTCTTCGTCAACCGCGGCGGGCTGCCCGTGGACGAGCCCACCTGGGAGCGGATGTGGCGGCATGTGGGCAGGATCCACCCCGAGGGGGAGCGGGTGGCGCAGAGGATCCGGGGCGCCGCCGACCTGCCCAAG ATTCCCATACCAAGTGTGCCTGCGTTCCAGCCGTCCACCCCCATCCCTGAGCGCCTGGAAGCTGTACAGCGCTACATCAGGGAGCTTCA GTACAATCACACTGGGACACAGTTCTTTGAGATTAAGAAGAGCAGACCTCTGACTGG GCTGATGGACCTGGCCAAAGAAATGACCAAAGAGGCCCTGCCAATAAAATGCCTGGAAGCTGTGATCCTGGGAAT TTACCTCACCAACAACATGACCACGCTGGACCGTTTCCCCATCAGCTTCAAAACCCACTTCTCAGGGAACTACTTCCGACACATTGTGCTGGGGGTGAACTTTGGAGGCCGCTATGGGGCACTGGGCATCAGCCGACGCGAGGAGCTCATGTACAAAGCACCCGTCTTCCGCACACTGAGCGAACTCATCTTTGACTTCGAGGAGGCATATCGCCGCTGCTGGCACACTCTCAAAAAGGTGAAGCTGGGCCACTGTGTGTCCCATGACCCACACAGCGTGGAGCAGATTGAGTGGAAGCATTCCATCCTGGATCTAGACAAGCTAACCCGGGAAGACTTCCGCAAAGAGCTTGAGAGACATGCCCGTGATATGAGGCTGAAG ATTGGCAAAGGAACTGGGCCACCATCTCCCaccaaggacagaaagaaagatgtCTCCTCCCCACAAAGAGGTCAGGCCAGCCCCCATCGGCGCAACAGCCGCGGGGACCGACG GCCATCTGGTGAGAAGAAGCCTGCTGATTCCAAAGCCATGCCAGACCTCAATGGGTACCAGATCCGGGTGTGA